From the Gouania willdenowi chromosome 19, fGouWil2.1, whole genome shotgun sequence genome, one window contains:
- the LOC114481609 gene encoding E3 ubiquitin-protein ligase TRIM21-like codes for MASGSLFAEDQFLCPICLDVFNQPVSTPCGHNFCMPCLTTYWDDAPTFQCPICKEPFQKRPHLKVNTFISELALQFMSLQVTDAHILSTNQQPGGAGVTVLCDICTDSQKEAVRSCLECLTSYCDVHLEPHHRAAGLKTHTLTVPVTSLEDKTCKEHKRLLVFFCRDDGVVLCEVCASSLHRQHNIATVLRAYDEMQDQVEVTDRKVQQMILKRLQGVEALKESVKQSKTEGEQLMTNTTQELAKIVLEIQRNQMELIRVMEEKQKEAEEQAGGLIRDMERETSKLCQTAVKLNELKQTKDRLSFLQKYQNLSLLPNTKGLSAVHSNRHMELQHMHNSISQSLRQIQVSVNNINTEIGKISNNAQSSNSSTLRLVQQYEVDVVLDPDTAHPLLVLSNDGKQVRFNAGQRLNQNLSGNMFTHHLAVLGRRGFISQKFYFEVYVGRKTEWCLGVATASIQRRGVLARSPRSGLWAIWFLEDRFENYSCPNVPVHLGKVERVGVFVDYDAGQIDFFDVTADVTICSFPDCCFEEELYPYFNPCDNEYGSNLTPMRIVPVGHME; via the coding sequence ATGGCGTCCGGCAGTCTGTTCGCCGAGGATCAGTTTCTGTGTCCCATCTGTTTGGACGTTTTCAATCAACCAGTTTCGACTCCATGTGGGCATAACTTCTGCATGCCGTGCCTAACAACTTACTGGGACGACGCCCCGACCTTCCAGTGTCCCATCTGTAAGGAGCCTTTTCAAAAGAGACCCCATCTCAAGGTTAACACTTTCATTTCCGAGCTGGCGCTGCAGTTCATGTCTCTGCAGGTGACGGACGCTCACATCCTGAGCACCAATCAACAGCCGGGCGGCGCTGGCGTTACTGTGCTGTGTGATATTTGCACCGATTCACAAAAAGAAGCTGTCAGATCATGTTTGGAGTGTCTGACTTCATACTGTGACGTTCATCTGGAGCCTCATCACCGAGCGGCTGGACTGAAAACGCACACACTTACTGTGCCAGTGACGAGCCTGGAAGACAAAACCTGCAAAGAACACAAACGCCTGCTGGTGTTTTTCTGCAGAGATGACGGCGTTGTGCTGTGTGAGGTCTGTGCTAGTTCTCTCCACAGGCAGCATAACATTGCAACTGTCCTGCGGGCATACGATGAGATGCAGGATCAGGTAGAAGTGACTGATAGGAAAGTTCAGCAGATGATCTTGAAAAGGCTGCAGGGAGTAGAAGCGCTTAAAGAATCGgtgaaacaaagcaaaacagagGGTGAACAGTTGATGACAAACACCACGCAGGAGTTAGCAAAAATAGTGCTTGAAATCCAGAGGAACCAGATGGAACTCATCAGGGTAATGGAGGAAAAGCAAaaagaggcagaggagcaagcGGGCGGCCTCATCAGGGACATGGAGCGAGAAACCAGCAAACTGTGTCAGACTGCAGTGAAGCTGAATGAGCTGAAACAGACCAAAGACCGGCTCAGTTTCCTCCAGAAATACCAAAACCTCTCCCTGCTGCCAAACACCAAGGGCCTGTCTGCGGTCCACTCTAACAGACACATGGAGCTGCAGCACATGCACAATTCCATTAGCCAATCACTGCGTCAAATTCAAGTATCAgtaaacaacataaacacagaaATAGGAAAAATCTCCAACAACGCCCAGTCATCAAACAGCAGCACACTGAGACTCGTGCAGCAGTACGAAGTGGACGTGGTGCTTGATCCCGACACCGCTCACCCCCTGCTGGTTCTGTCTAATGATGGGAAACAGGTGAGGTTCAACGCAGGTCAGAGGCTCAACCAGAACCTTAGCGGTAACATGTTCACGCATCACTTGGCAGTGCTGGGACGAAGAGGCTTCATCTCACAGAAGTTCTACTTTGAGGTTTACGTGGGCAGAAAGACAGAGTGGTGTCTGGGCGTGGCCACGGCGTCCATCCAGAGGAGAGGAGTTCTCGCCAGGAGTCCTCGCTCTGGACTTTGGGCCATCTGGTTCCTGGAGGATCGGTTTGAAAACTACAGTTGTCCCAACGTGCCCGTGCACCTCGGCAAAGTAGAGAGGGTTGGAGTGTTTGTGGATTATGATGCAGGTCAAATAGACTTCTTTGACGTGACGGCGGATGTCACCATTTGCTCTTTTCCTGATTGTTGCTTTGAAGAAGAACTTTACCCATACTTTAATCCCTGTGACAACGAATATGGTTCAAACTTGACTCCCATGAGGATTGTTCCTGTTGGTCATATGGAGTGA